CCCCGGACAGAGGCGCCAACCGCGTTCGCTCCCTCCACGTGGATATCTTTGAGGGTCCCCGTACCTCCGAGTATGCTCGTACCGGTTCCGTTATCCTGCGCGAATATCCGGCCGTCCGTGGCAAAGGTACCGGATTCGATGACGATCCCCGTCCCGCCGTCTTTCGCGGCTATCTGTCCCGTGTGGTGAAGTTCGCCGTTATCGAGTATATATACGCCCGCGGCGTCCCTGTTGGAGGCCGTGATATCGCCTGAGAGTCCGGCGGAGCTCGCCTTCAGCTGCAGTCCGCGCGAACCCGCGCCGGAGGCGCTCACCGAGCCGCTTATATCGGCGCTGCTTCCGGCGAAGAGCGCCGCGCCGTAGGAACCCTCTCCGCTCGCGGAGACAGCGCCGTCCAGTTTCAGGCTGCTGCCGGTGATATAGGCGCCGTAGGAACCCTTTCCAGCGGCAAGCAGGCCGCCCTCCGTCATTTCAATGTCATTGCCGATTCCCGCGTTGAGGCTGCGGGATTTTTCGCCAAGCGCCGCCGCCGTGCCGCTTAATTTAACGCCGCTGCCGGCCTCGCTGCCGCTTTGCGCGATCATGTTGATTCCGATTCCATAGTCGCCGGAGACGACAAGGTCTCCCTTCATATCGACGAGGCTTCCGTTGCGTATCGTCATGCCGTAGGCCGACTGGCCGCCGTCGGAACGGCCGCCGGTGACGTAGACGCTGCCCGTAAGGTCAAGTTTTCCCTCTCCCATGGAGACCCCTCTGGCGCCGTTTCCGGAGACCGAGATGTCGCCGCTCATCACAACGTCGCTTCTGGATGCCGAAAGGCCGTAGGCGAGGAGCTCTCCGCCGCCCGCGGCAGCCGCGGCAGATCCAGATACATAGATGTTCCCCCGGATATCCCCCGTACTGTCGCTCATTGTGACGCCGGTCGCGCCGCCCGCGCTCGCCTCTACGGAACCATTCAGCCTCACATCGCTGCCGACGGTCACGAAGAGGCCCTTCGCCCCGTTGTTGGAGGCGACGATATCCGCCTCTATATCCGCGCCGCTGCCGTTACGCAGCGATATCCCGTAGGAATTTTCTCCCGTGGCAAGCACACTGCCCTTCCCCTGGGTGCCGCTGTAGTCGAGATACCCTCCTCTGACGGCGATTCCCTGGGCGGCGTTGCCAGAGGCCTCGACCACGTCAACGTTGGCTTTGATATCGGGGCCGGGCTGTATATTGTTGGCATCGGGCAATCCGTTCGCTCCTATCGCTCCGTCGCCGGAGGCGATGATGTAGCCAGAGTTTATCTTGACGGATGAACCAGCGCCCGCGTTCAGCCCGATGGCGTCTTTGCCAGAGGCGCTGATGTTGCCGGAAAAGTTGAGGCTGTTGGCCGATTCTACGTCGGTCTGAGCGTTCAGCTGCACGCCCCTTGCCCTTTCGCCGGAGGCGTCGATGTCCCCGGTGATATCGGCGGACGAACCGTTTCTCAGAACAACGCCGAAGGAGGAGTCAAGGCCGTCCCGGTAGCTGCCTGATACGGACACATCGCCCTGCAGCTCAAGTGTGCTCGACGTCACGTAGACGCCGCGCGCTCCGTCGCCGGTAATTGAGATGTCTCCCGATATTTTGCCGGCGCTGCCGCCGTTCAGGGAGACGCCGTAGGGGATTTTCACCGTACTGCCGTCTAAAACGCTGCTGGAAGAGACGGTAACGCCGTCTCCGATTTTAACGTTTGAGCCGTTTGAGGCGTGAAGGCCATAGCCCATTTCGCCCGAGAGGCTGACCTTTCCGCCAATGGTGATATCCGCGTTGGCGCTCTGCGTCACTACCCCGTAGGAGCGCGCTCCGGAGACGTTTACATCGCCGCCTATCACGACCGTCGCGTTATCTCCGACGGTACGCACGCCTCTGGAATTGGTGCCGCTCACACTGACGTCGTTTTCCACTATCAGCGTATCGTCACTCGCCACCCTGCCCTGAGCCAGGGAGCCTGGACTTTTGTTGTCGGCCGTTACTTCGATGTGATCGACCGTTTCGGTAGCCGCAATTGAAGGATTCTGCGCCGCGATGGCGATAAATGTGCCAATGATCGCCGCCGCGCCTAATTTTTTTGTCTTCATCTGTTATCCTTCTCCTTTCTGTAACCTTTATAAGACCGTATTCATAAATTTTTATAAAAGAGCGCAGGGCAAAGCCGCGCCGTAACTCACGGCAGGAGCGGCATCGGGGAAAAACTTTGTCATATTTGAAACAGCCAAACTGGAAGTTTGAGGCAAAAAGAACAGAGCACGGCCGGGGGAACGCTGTACCTCCGTCAAATTACATGCAAGTTCGCTGGACGCTGTCGCCAGCTATATAATCGGGCTGCTGTGGATATCAGAAAAATATGACTTCTAAAATTCTCCCGCGGAGGTTGTTTGCCGCGGCTGTCCGTATATCCAAGAACTTTTTTCTTCAATCAAAAACGTTTTTAAACTCGGCGTTAAATATATCATATCTGACAAGTCAAATCTTCGCGTACTTACGCAGGAAATGAGGGGCTGTCTTATCGCAAAACACCCTTGCGCCAGCCGGTTATTTAGTGTATAAGTATCCTGTCTATCACTCATAATTTTCAGAACTATTGCAATATGATAAATGTTAAATTTTAACAATTCATACAACTATCTCTCCCGTTCTTTTCGTATGGCATTTAACGGCGCATATTCCCGCTATACTTTATATCAGAAACCATGCGCGGATATAGATTAACCCTGTACAGTATGGTTTATAATGGGTCTTGTATATCTTAAGCAGCCGTTGGCCGGATATATCCGTTTTTAAATTATCTGCCGGAGTGATGATGATGCGGGAACTTCCTAAACGACAATATAATACAGTCTCAAGGATGCTCGACCTCTGGGAGGAGGACGGGGAAATCGACGCGGAGACGGCCAAAAGGCTCAGAGACGGCATCTCCCCCATGCCCTTTGACTGGCAGAAGGCGGCGCGCTGTCTGTTGGCGGTGGCGCTCTGCTGCATCTTTGTGGGAATAGCGGCGCTGACGAGGGCCAGATGGGTGATAGATCTCATGCTCTGGCTCTTCGGAGGCAAAGCGGTCGTAAAGTGCATATTCTTCGCGGCGGTGGCCGCCGCCCTTTATCTCTGGAGCGGCAAACGCAGGCGGAAATTTCCTGAAAAGGTATTCACCAACGAGGCGGTGCTTTTCCTCGGCGTCCTTTTGACTGCCGCCTCTATCGCATGGCTCGGCAAGGCGCTGGATAACGGCAGCGGCCACTTTTCGCTGCTCCTGGGACTCACGGCGCTCGTCTACGGTGCGATAGCGCTCGCGCTGGATTCCATTCTGGTATGGATTTTCGCCCTCTTTTCCCTTGGCAGCTGGCTCGGAGCCGAAACAGGCTATGTATCTGGCTGGGGCGCTTACTGGCTGGGACTTAATTATCCGGCCCGCTTCTCTCTCTACGGAGCCCTGCTCACGGCGCTGTCGCAGCGGATGGATAGATACGGACGCTTTGCTCCATTCACGCGAAGCACGCTCAGCGTCGGGCTGTTGTTCCTCTTTGTCAGCCTGTGGATAATGTCTATCTTCGGCAATTACGGAGATATGAATTCATGGTACGACGTGCGCCAGATGGAGCTTTTTCACTGGTCGCTCCTCTTCGCAGCCGCCGCGGGCGTTTCGCTGTGGCTGGGCATCAAGCGCGACGACGCCATGCTCCGCGGTTACGGCCTGACCTTCCTCGGGATAAACCTATATACGCGCTACTTTGAGAATTTCTGGAACGGCATGGATAAGGGACTCTTCTTTCTGATATTGGGCGGCAGCCTCTGGTTTCTCGGCTCAAAGGCGGAAAAGATCTGGAATACAAAAAAATATCGTGGTCTGCCGAAAGATAACGGCAAAGAGCCTAAGGAATGAGAAGAGACAGTACAAGATAAAAAAACAGGCCGCCCCTGCGGGCGGCCTTGATTTTTTAATAGATGGTGGTAGGAGTTGGATTTGAACCAACGTAGGCTCTCGCCGACAGATTTACAGTCTGTTGCCTTTGACCACTCGGCCATCCTACCACTAACGTGAGCCGATCAACACGGCGTCACGAAAAGATATTCTACAGGATATAGCGCTTTTGTCAACCCAAACGGCCCCATTCCGCGCGGGCCGACAGGCCCTTTACGCCATGGTGATTACCGTACCGGCTCCGTTCTCCAGCGCGTCGATAGCCTTCGCAAGCGAGGTAATGATCGCCTTCTTGCCGGGGAAGCGGCGGGCGAACTTGATCGCCGCCATGACCTTAGGCTCCATGCTGCCGGAGCCAAACTGCCCCTCTTCCATATATTTAATGGCTTCGGCGACGGTGATGTGGGAAAGCGCCCTCTGGTCGGGCTTGCCGAAGTTGACGTAGACGTTCTCGACCTCGGTGAGGATGAGAAGGATGTCGGTCTCCATATCTTCCGCCAGGCGCTCCGCCGCGAGGTCTTTGTCGATGACCGCCGCCACGCCTGTGAGCGAGCCGTCCATGTTCTCGATCACGGGAATACCGCCGCCGCCCGCCGTTACGACGATCGTCGAATCCCAGAGGCGTTTGACGGAATCAAGTTCAACGATCCTCTTCGGCTTTGGCGAGGGGACGACGCGGCGCCAGCCGCGGCCGGAGTCCTCTTTCATCGTCCAGCCTTTTTCCTTGGCGACTTTCTCGGCCTCTTCGGCGCTGTAGAAGCGGCCGATCGGCTTCGTCGGCTTTTCGAAGGCGGGATCGTTATCATCCACGATGACCTGCGTAACGAGCGTAACGACGGGAACGTTGCGGTTCCTGTTGCGCAGCGCGTCGCGGAGGCTCTGCTGGATCTGGTAACCGATATAGCCCTCGGTCATCGCGCCGCAGCAGTCAAAGGGGATCGCGGGAAGCTGGTCCGGCTGAGAGGCCGCCGCTATCTCCTGCTGGAGCACAAGACGACCGACCTGCGGTCCGTTCCCGTGAACTACCGCCATCTCATAACCGCTGCAGCTGATATCGGCGAGATTCTCACAGGTCCTTTTGACGACCTTGAGCTGCTCTTCCGCCGTCGGCGGGGTGCCTGCCTCCATAAGAGCGTTGCCGCCAAGGGCAATTACTACCTTCGTTGCTTTTGAGGGGTTGTCGTTCGTGGAGATCGGATGCGGAATCATTGTTATCGAGCACTCCTTCATATTAAAAATTTTTAGTCTGGATAAATAATTTTTTGTCTCTATATTATAAACCCAAACCACTAAAAAGTTCAATATGTCAATTTAAAAAAGAGGAATTTTTCCGCAATTTCACCACAGCGCAGCATAATTACACTTTCTATTATAAACCTGTTATAGACCTTAAGTTTACTTAGACCATGCCAAGGATATATGCCCAGGCAGGGATAGAGATGATGCCGAGCAGCGTAGTCGCGGCGACGAGGTCTGCGGCGTACTCGCTGTCCATCCCCATGCCGCACGCGAGGATGAAGCAGTTTACGGCGTTCGGCATCGCGCTGAGCATCACGGTGACCTGAAAGAGTTCCTTGGGGATGGGAAAGAGTACCAGCACCGCACACATTATCGCGGGGTTGACCGCTAATTTTATCAGCGTATCGAACCAGGTACTGCTCAGTATCTTGACGATCTTGCCCATGCGCGACAGGTCGAGAGAGCCGCCGAGGGCAAGCAGAGCCACGGCGGTCGCCGCCCCGCTCATCAGCTTCATCGCCTCGTCAAAGACAAAATGGATCGGGAAGCTGAAGGACGCGGCGATGACGCCAAGCACGCAGGAGATTATCAGCGGGTTCCGGGCAAGCTTCTTCAGCATATTCAAAATGCCGCTTACGGAGGGCCGCCCGTAGAGGACCGCCTCTCCCGCGGCGATAGAGAGAAGCTGGAAGGATACGGTCGTAACGGCCACATATATGGAGGCCTCGTGAAGTCCCGCCTCACCCATCGCCATCTGAATGACGGGGAAGCCAAGATAGATGTTGTTGCTGCGGAACGAGGAGAATACCGACACAGCCACCCGCTTGACGTCTCCCTTATGGGCAAACCAGACGGAACCGATATAGGCCACGATTATCGTGAGGATATAACAGAGCGTGCTGGCTATGAGGAGATTGGGTTGTTTTAAGACCTCCGTACCGGCGATATAGGTAGTACGGAAGAGAAGGGGAGGCAGTATCACCCAGTAGAGGGTCTTCATAAGGGCGGAGATGTCGTCGGCGGAATAAAAGCCGCGGGCGCGCAGCTGGTTTCCCGTTATAATTATGATGACGAAGGGCAGTACTAGAAAAAATCCAAACATACGGTTCTCCCTTTCAGTCTCAACTAGGTTACTATTATAGACCATATCGTTTTATTTGATGTAATTTGAAGGGCGGTATAAGATGAAGGACAGATCAAAATTTCCACTGCAAATATTCCTCGTGGCGCTGCTGTTGTTTTGCGCCGTATTCACAGGGGCGCCGGCCGGAGCCGCGCAGCTGCGCTATTACGCCGTCGACGTCGGGCAGGGGGACTGCTCGCTATTTATCCTTCCGAACGGGCAAAATATCGTGATCGACGCGGGTCCGGAGAAAAACGCAAAACAGACGGTGCGGTATCTCAAATCCTGCGGCGTGAAAAAGGTGGACCTGCTTGTGGCGACGCACCCGCACGAGGACCACATCGGCGGTATGAAGGAGCTGCTTTCGGCCTTCCCGGTGGGCAAGGTGTGGGACTCCGGCTATAACCACGGCTCTCGCGTACAGCGCGACTTCTACCGCGCCGTCAAGGAGGGAAAGATCGCCTTCGGGCGGCCGAAGCGCGGCTTCTCGGAGAGCTTCGGCGACGTCAGAGTCGATGTGCTGGGCCCCGCGAAGCTGCTGAAAAATACCGACAGCGACGCCAATAACAACGGCCTCGTTCTGCTCGTCACCTACGGCGATATCTCCTTCCTCATAACCGGCGACATGGAGAGAGAAGAACGCAGGACTTTGGAGCCGCTGCCGCAGGCCGTGGTGCTCAAGGCGGCGCATCACGGCAGCCGTAACGGCACGGACAGGAAGATGCTGCGCGATGTCTCCCCCGAGATAATCATTCTCAGCTACGCGCGGGGCAACAGCTACGGACATCCGCACAAAGAGGTGGTCAAAGCCATCAGGGAGGCGGGAGTGCGCCGCTTCGACACCGCTGACGGCGCCGTCAAGCTGCGCACGAACGGCAAGAGCATCACATTTGAAAGAAAGAGGGTGGTCAAATGAGTGACGGTAAGAAGAGCCTGCTCTTCATCGACGCGGTGGCGGAGGGCACGGCGCGGCTGCTGCCGGAGGACGGCCCCGCGTTCGAATTTCCCGCGGCGCTGCTGCCGGCGGGCGCGCGCGAGGGCTGCCTGGTGGAGATCACGGCGGTGCTGCGCCGCGAAAACGGCTGTCGGGAAGAGATCGACTCCCTGCTGGACGAACTCGGGGACAATCCCTGAGAGGCGATAGACAACTGCGGGCTCTGTTAGTACAATTAAAAATGGTTTTTATCCGAATTCATGAAAAGGGGAATATAAATGGCCGGAACCACCGCAAGATATCACAAGAATTATCCCGTGTCGTGGGAACAGGTACAGAGGGACTGCCGTGCCCTTGCCTGGAAGCTGCTTGACATCCGCTCCGACTGGAGCCGTCTCATAACCGTGGCGCGCGGAGGGCTGGTCCCCGCGGCGATCATCGCGCGCGAGCTCAACATTCGCCTGGTGGACACCATCTGCATATCGAGCTACACGATGCGCGACCAGTCGGCGGCCAACATCCTCAAGCGACCCGACCTCGCGGGGGTCGACAATACCTGGCTGATAGTCGACGACCTCGTGGACACCGGCAAAACGGCGAAGATCGTCCGCGCCATGTTCGGCCCCGCCCATTTCGCCACCGTCTACGCGAAGCCCGAGGGACGCCCGATGGTCGACACCTTCGTCACCGAGGTCAGCCAGGATACCTGGGTGCTCTTCCCCTGGGATACCGCGCCGACTACAGCCTTCATCCCGCCAATCGTCGATATGGAGCTGGAGAAATAAGGACGGTCCGATAGACAAATAGAGATTCAACCCAAAGAAAAAACGTTCTGGCGTCCGCGCCGTTAGCCCGTATGGCGGCGGCCCCGCTGCGGCTTCCCGTTAAAACACCGGCGAATGTCCAACGCGCCTGAGCGTCCAATAATATTCTCGTTATAAAAAATACTACGCCGCGGCCTTCGTAAAAAGGACCGCGGCGTTGCATTTATCATTTATCCGCCGAAAACCGGCGGTCTGCCTAAGCTATTCAGCCTCTTCCTTACGTTTCGCGCGCTCGGCACGCATCGAGAATTTCTTGGCGTGCGGGTCGCCGCGCGTGGGGACGATGCAGAAAAACTCAAGAGGTACGTCGCTGTCGTTCTTATATTCGTGGACAAGACCTCCGGGAACGCGCGTCCAGTAACCGGTCTTCATGAGATATGGGACACGTTTGCCCGGCTCCTCCTCGACCTCCACGACGCCGTCGCCGGAGAGCGTGAACATCAGGTGGTCCCATTCATGTTCGTGCGCGGGAATACCCCTGTGCGCCGGCAGGATGAAATGGCGCATGACATAATCGTCCCAGCAGTTCTCAGGGCCGTATATCGTCCTCTTCTCTATCTCCGGCGCAAGCGCCGAGGCGTTCTGCAGCGGAAGCTCGTATATCGAACCATAATTTTTCTCTTTTTCGCTCATAATATCCCCTCCACACAAATAAACTGATGATACCGTTACTGCAACAGTCTAGCATAAATCGACCGAAGCCTGTACTCCGAACCGTAAAAATCTTATTACTAAAAGACCGGCACAGAAAAATCTCCATGCCGGCCTCTCTGAGTCATTCGTTACACATGCGGGAGAAGGCCTCCCACGCGCGTGAAGCGCTCTATCCTACTTCTTAAGCTCCGCGAGTCTAGCCTTGATCTTATCCGGGGTCGCGGGGATAGCCTTGATACGGACGCCGCAGGCATTGTGGATAGCGTTGCAGACCGCGATATGCGGCGCGGATAGCGGCATTTCGCCGGTTCCCGAAGCTCCGAAGGGGCCAAGAGGACGTGGTGTCTCTACATGGACCAGTTCGAGTTCATCGGGGATATCCTTGATGTAGGGCAGACCCATGACGATGAAGTTGTTGTACTTATTCTCGTCAAGGAAGTCTTCCGTGAGGGCAAGTCCGATACCCTGCGCGATACCGCCGTACTGCTGTCCGTCGACTACGAGGTAGTTGTTGATGACTCCTACGTCTCCGACAAGCACGAACTTTTCACAGTGGGCCTTGCAGGTCTTCATATCGATGGAGACCATCGCGAGGTTGACGGCGAACATATGGAAGCCGAAGGGTTTACCCAGCCCGGTATCCTTATCGTTGCCCGAGCAGACCTCGGTTGAGCCGTCGGCGTGCAGTACCATCGCCTGCGTGTAACCCTCGTAGAACACGGGGATATTCTCGGCGATCATCTCGTCGTAGGTGCGGTACGTGCCGTCTTCCCTGCGCATCGCGTCAAGGAGCTTCTTGCAGCTGTCGACGATCGCGTTGCCGACCATGACCTGTGAGCGGCTGGCGGCGGCGGCGCCGCTGTTCGGAGCCTTCGCGGTGTCTGAGAGGACGAGCTTGATCTGCTCGGGAGCAAGTCCCAGCGGCTTCAGCGCCTCATGCGCCGTACCCACACAGCCGATATCTGCACCCTGTCCGTGGTCTTCCCAGGTGTTGTAGAGGATGACGCCGTCCTTCGTAAGCTCGATGTTGCTGGCCGCTTCGTCGGCGCCGTCGTCGTTTGAGTTGTAGATACCGATCGATACGCCTACGCCGTACTTCTTTTCATCCGTTGAGAGCTCCGCCGCCTTCTTCTTCATCTCTTCGTAGTAGGGGCGGGCCTTCTTCATCATCTCGGGAAGCGGGAATACTTCGGGCGCGTATCCCGAGGGGAACTGTCCGCGCGGATTCTCCGTAAACGGCTCCCACTCGAGGAGGTTCATCTCACGGAAGTCGAAGGGATCGATGCCGCACTTGTTGGCGAGCATGTCCATCGCCGTCTCGCAGCCCCAGTATGTCTGCGGTGCGCCGTAGGCGCGGAAGGCCGCGCTCCAGCGGTGGTTGCTCCAGCAGGTATAGCCGGTGGCGCGCATATTCTCATACGCGTAGGGCGAGAAGAAGAACTGTCCGCCCTTGTTCGTAAGGTCGTTGGCCGATTCGCTGAAGGGGCCGTGATCGACCCACCAGGTCTGCTCCGCTCCGACGAGCTTGCCGCTCTTGTCGGCGCCGACGCGGATGTGCATAAGGAACGGAGAACGCTTCGGTGTGCGGATATTATGCTCCTTCATGTTTATGCGCATGTAGACGGGACGTCCGCAGGCGATAAGGGCGATCGCGAGATAGGGTTCGTTGGTCGGGGCGACCTTATAACCGAAGGAGGCGCCCATGTTGTTCTGTATGACGCGGATCTTCGAGGGAGCCACGCCGATGCCGCGCGCGATCATCATCTGATGGCGGTAGACACAGACCGACTTTGAGGCGATCGTCAGTTTGCCCTCTTCGTCGTAGTAGGCATATCCGCAGTCGGGCTCGAGCACCATATGGGGCTGGCGTGAGCTGAGGAATTCGTCGTCAACGACATATTCGGCTTTGTCGAGATCATTCTTGGGATCGTCGCCCTTTGTGAATACGCGTTTGTTCCAGGCGTTGGGCATGCCATCGTAGCCTTCGATATCATCGTAGACCTTTATCGCGTCGGGAGCCATCGCCTGATAGATGTCGATGAGCTCGGGAAGCTGTTCATAGTCAACCTTGATCTTGGCGGCAGCTTCGCGGGCGTGGGCCTCCGTATCGGCGCAGACTATCGCGGCGACGTCGCCCCACTGGCGGATCTTGTCTCCCTCTTCGACCATGATGCGGCGCTCCCAGCCGTCCGTGAGGGCGGAGGCGCAGCC
The window above is part of the Cloacibacillus sp. genome. Proteins encoded here:
- a CDS encoding autotransporter outer membrane beta-barrel domain-containing protein — encoded protein: MKTKKLGAAAIIGTFIAIAAQNPSIAATETVDHIEVTADNKSPGSLAQGRVASDDTLIVENDVSVSGTNSRGVRTVGDNATVVIGGDVNVSGARSYGVVTQSANADITIGGKVSLSGEMGYGLHASNGSNVKIGDGVTVSSSSVLDGSTVKIPYGVSLNGGSAGKISGDISITGDGARGVYVTSSTLELQGDVSVSGSYRDGLDSSFGVVLRNGSSADITGDIDASGERARGVQLNAQTDVESANSLNFSGNISASGKDAIGLNAGAGSSVKINSGYIIASGDGAIGANGLPDANNIQPGPDIKANVDVVEASGNAAQGIAVRGGYLDYSGTQGKGSVLATGENSYGISLRNGSGADIEADIVASNNGAKGLFVTVGSDVRLNGSVEASAGGATGVTMSDSTGDIRGNIYVSGSAAAAAGGGELLAYGLSASRSDVVMSGDISVSGNGARGVSMGEGKLDLTGSVYVTGGRSDGGQSAYGMTIRNGSLVDMKGDLVVSGDYGIGINMIAQSGSEAGSGVKLSGTAAALGEKSRSLNAGIGNDIEMTEGGLLAAGKGSYGAYITGSSLKLDGAVSASGEGSYGAALFAGSSADISGSVSASGAGSRGLQLKASSAGLSGDITASNRDAAGVYILDNGELHHTGQIAAKDGGTGIVIESGTFATDGRIFAQDNGTGTSILGGTGTLKDIHVEGANAVGASVRGSGVMNAADGLIIVSGTDAVGMELNNGGTANLSGMYVSASENNLLARSDSSGSLNVSGGSFMLGDILHEGTDAGTLDVQLSGGSYLIGTVNALGGGAIDVTLKGGSDMWEVTGDSHIKGRLENHGVIDLIGADASTSSHKILTFGSYEASEGAVIRKKADLVNQVGDYTRIEGEAKGVTSLYVANTSQGSAYSDRSHILVTAVDYEAQGSDADFTLANPDHYVDVGGRKYTLADEYSGSDRNWFLQANGLAPSGKAFAGVSVIMPEIWYLEVDTLYKRIESYGTPGYEGGFWFDGAAKKIEHNAQGSFGDQEQKLYTMSVGWDTKDETSDGALYRGFMTGYGYDQRSFSSGRGESDMHSFQASFYGIKRRTDGLYYGGLVKYNHYNSSASAAINGTNEKIKSDFEQNGLGASLIAGKRFSIRNGWYWEPMAQLSYLRVFGKDIVTTSGLRASIDDGDSLRGKLGVVLGRKWVMRSGRSLDIFFDASVVHEFDGETKVTMENEDFTSDYGGTWGVFGIGTAWQLSKNSWLNARFYYADGDSRREPWGVQLGMSIAM
- a CDS encoding DUF2157 domain-containing protein; this encodes MMMRELPKRQYNTVSRMLDLWEEDGEIDAETAKRLRDGISPMPFDWQKAARCLLAVALCCIFVGIAALTRARWVIDLMLWLFGGKAVVKCIFFAAVAAALYLWSGKRRRKFPEKVFTNEAVLFLGVLLTAASIAWLGKALDNGSGHFSLLLGLTALVYGAIALALDSILVWIFALFSLGSWLGAETGYVSGWGAYWLGLNYPARFSLYGALLTALSQRMDRYGRFAPFTRSTLSVGLLFLFVSLWIMSIFGNYGDMNSWYDVRQMELFHWSLLFAAAAGVSLWLGIKRDDAMLRGYGLTFLGINLYTRYFENFWNGMDKGLFFLILGGSLWFLGSKAEKIWNTKKYRGLPKDNGKEPKE
- the arcC gene encoding carbamate kinase, which gives rise to MIPHPISTNDNPSKATKVVIALGGNALMEAGTPPTAEEQLKVVKRTCENLADISCSGYEMAVVHGNGPQVGRLVLQQEIAAASQPDQLPAIPFDCCGAMTEGYIGYQIQQSLRDALRNRNRNVPVVTLVTQVIVDDNDPAFEKPTKPIGRFYSAEEAEKVAKEKGWTMKEDSGRGWRRVVPSPKPKRIVELDSVKRLWDSTIVVTAGGGGIPVIENMDGSLTGVAAVIDKDLAAERLAEDMETDILLILTEVENVYVNFGKPDQRALSHITVAEAIKYMEEGQFGSGSMEPKVMAAIKFARRFPGKKAIITSLAKAIDALENGAGTVITMA
- a CDS encoding AEC family transporter, with protein sequence MFGFFLVLPFVIIIITGNQLRARGFYSADDISALMKTLYWVILPPLLFRTTYIAGTEVLKQPNLLIASTLCYILTIIVAYIGSVWFAHKGDVKRVAVSVFSSFRSNNIYLGFPVIQMAMGEAGLHEASIYVAVTTVSFQLLSIAAGEAVLYGRPSVSGILNMLKKLARNPLIISCVLGVIAASFSFPIHFVFDEAMKLMSGAATAVALLALGGSLDLSRMGKIVKILSSTWFDTLIKLAVNPAIMCAVLVLFPIPKELFQVTVMLSAMPNAVNCFILACGMGMDSEYAADLVAATTLLGIISIPAWAYILGMV
- a CDS encoding MBL fold metallo-hydrolase encodes the protein MKDRSKFPLQIFLVALLLFCAVFTGAPAGAAQLRYYAVDVGQGDCSLFILPNGQNIVIDAGPEKNAKQTVRYLKSCGVKKVDLLVATHPHEDHIGGMKELLSAFPVGKVWDSGYNHGSRVQRDFYRAVKEGKIAFGRPKRGFSESFGDVRVDVLGPAKLLKNTDSDANNNGLVLLVTYGDISFLITGDMEREERRTLEPLPQAVVLKAAHHGSRNGTDRKMLRDVSPEIIILSYARGNSYGHPHKEVVKAIREAGVRRFDTADGAVKLRTNGKSITFERKRVVK
- the gpt gene encoding xanthine phosphoribosyltransferase, giving the protein MAGTTARYHKNYPVSWEQVQRDCRALAWKLLDIRSDWSRLITVARGGLVPAAIIARELNIRLVDTICISSYTMRDQSAANILKRPDLAGVDNTWLIVDDLVDTGKTAKIVRAMFGPAHFATVYAKPEGRPMVDTFVTEVSQDTWVLFPWDTAPTTAFIPPIVDMELEK
- a CDS encoding cupin domain-containing protein, with the protein product MSEKEKNYGSIYELPLQNASALAPEIEKRTIYGPENCWDDYVMRHFILPAHRGIPAHEHEWDHLMFTLSGDGVVEVEEEPGKRVPYLMKTGYWTRVPGGLVHEYKNDSDVPLEFFCIVPTRGDPHAKKFSMRAERAKRKEEAE
- a CDS encoding molybdopterin-dependent aldehyde oxidoreductase, with amino-acid sequence MAKEMTEAQVQSSYHVKNLTINGVPRRVIGKPEVTLLTVLRDQLKMTGTKRGCDCGQCGVCNVILNGKVVRACITRWKNVPEFSQITTIEGIGTPDNLHALQWAMIVCGAIQCGFCTPGFITCGKALLDQNPNPTREEVREWFGKNWMACRCTGYKQIVDAVMKAAAIIRGEEKIGDLAKMYKPGDSVWNTDYPRPNAVYKATGLWDFGDDDRLKLPEEFLFAYPYSVEGVRHAKVNKIDVSEAEKMPGVFKVVTYKDVKGTNRIRGQVGCASALTDGWERRIMVEEGDKIRQWGDVAAIVCADTEAHAREAAAKIKVDYEQLPELIDIYQAMAPDAIKVYDDIEGYDGMPNAWNKRVFTKGDDPKNDLDKAEYVVDDEFLSSRQPHMVLEPDCGYAYYDEEGKLTIASKSVCVYRHQMMIARGIGVAPSKIRVIQNNMGASFGYKVAPTNEPYLAIALIACGRPVYMRINMKEHNIRTPKRSPFLMHIRVGADKSGKLVGAEQTWWVDHGPFSESANDLTNKGGQFFFSPYAYENMRATGYTCWSNHRWSAAFRAYGAPQTYWGCETAMDMLANKCGIDPFDFREMNLLEWEPFTENPRGQFPSGYAPEVFPLPEMMKKARPYYEEMKKKAAELSTDEKKYGVGVSIGIYNSNDDGADEAASNIELTKDGVILYNTWEDHGQGADIGCVGTAHEALKPLGLAPEQIKLVLSDTAKAPNSGAAAASRSQVMVGNAIVDSCKKLLDAMRREDGTYRTYDEMIAENIPVFYEGYTQAMVLHADGSTEVCSGNDKDTGLGKPFGFHMFAVNLAMVSIDMKTCKAHCEKFVLVGDVGVINNYLVVDGQQYGGIAQGIGLALTEDFLDENKYNNFIVMGLPYIKDIPDELELVHVETPRPLGPFGASGTGEMPLSAPHIAVCNAIHNACGVRIKAIPATPDKIKARLAELKK